A stretch of Palaemon carinicauda isolate YSFRI2023 chromosome 36, ASM3689809v2, whole genome shotgun sequence DNA encodes these proteins:
- the LOC137628262 gene encoding serine/arginine repetitive matrix protein 1-like, with amino-acid sequence LAGMSRSVTVAVVYVMCVTSLSWRDSLKAVRGARNVANPNVGFLKQLQDFENERLTEERRRLRAKYHNVTLEGEDEQMAKQLLASYYHSMSIGEMCEGNCPPGVACPRGLCHPPRRVGLFRRNSRDSTGSRSTSPSRHRSSSPSRGPNSPGSSPVSPRRSSPTPPSPLIRRPSHSRSSSPQLSPPQSMSPSTHRRSSSPLTSPRHGSAPTSPNHNISPGPSMSCSPNSSPLPSPKNSFMPSFGTRHSYTSPPGTPKRSISPISFGKRSTSPCSSPKKVASAPNSPQHSGSSYSPKNIFRKCSLWNLSKNNSQSKSSKSNSDHQAVDNDTDALKNKTEESSKQPFKQEVTKQTSLPLQLSSNQQIYRQSSLPHQHTQSQLTPQYQPSGYGTYLHIYRQSSLPEEEHEESLQIYVSPFSSPQNQRYRWITCHPPSNNQHLQQSELPPCPYDELFKQASLQDTRQKTTPAKENNSNSKVNNINSVNNPDEQEKRVSRQSSLDHDIKSVKEPRKPFTRQTSLPERTLNSNTNSPQRRPPPPPIPENAKLSAGKHSLYRQNSFSGKGTNNNTENPPVLHVPILPRVPPPLPPNKPQYKPNSSLSAQCRTSSKEELIESNAKNTLISESPAKTHQMTVLKSEQKPDMQARMDKRNETEMNQSNSNESPVKKLAKVDLSLVKEKTPNSLANGSPSDPAAITANQPRSDTPVKQDKSQFSKQCNSPVGSPTKMQTKADSPKKHNKQPESPSRLEKHPESPIKHEKRLESPLAQRTPPGSPIRRQVRSDSPLKQDGRPESPLKFDSPVGSPTRRLNKSESQIKQDKRPESPIKKDSSGSPIKKKSTTETSDKQNKKSESMHKKEKQLESSSKEPICTCGGIVNQSSKGQVSLIKQISKSNLLQNQSHVSESTKKTTSSQSPKHHQQLPASSQSLPSTKILPQTRDSPSSSRNPSCPPRKPDSPVGSSSESNKDTTNKSGQKLPTKEPQNKSAINSKQPLSKVENESTLSSCQKGSKPPSPAKQQVSKAAITAKQQSTSVESRSNTATALGSKEQENLQNRSEPNIKPTQKEAQHNNQSQQVHHTKEEKISHAPKPENQKEPLSHQKKASETLSEVPQAVQNSSHSLQSKPCSIISETKASGSLPEISKPTAQHSHVPPQQNTVYIAPKQPAPIQHQPRPTPPLPPSPKPTVAILTQSQNPRSCTPCLPIQPCPNSAVAAKANGSTTVVIARAAVQQPSTTVPPMVTINSPPHPIPKQRPSSHSYNASPNIPSVKANSSSDSGQSKESVVAPKSSSTTCQTVLSNTAKCQLGKPTDNNDASKVKQGHKTNTEKQKATKDTGNPKPSEKEAPLTPHKPNPVQSKPPETVVKGPVHEVFKTCTVRNSPKTCCSSPPPLPTSPRPSQNSKQSLNSPKNIKAPLAQ; translated from the exons GGTCGGCCTCTTTAGGAGAAATTCTCGTGACAGTACGGGCAGTCGGTCTACGAGTCCCTCTCGCCACAGATCCTCCAGTCCTTCAAGAGGCCCTAACAGCCCTGGTAGTTCCCCCGTTTCCCCTCGCCGGAGCAGTCCCACGCCACCCTCCCCTCTTATCCGACGGCCCTCGCATAGCAGAAGCAGCTCTCCCCAACTTTCTCCTCCTCAGTCAATGTCGCCCAGTACCCATCGGCGCAGCTCTTCCCCTCTTACATCCCCCAGGCACGGAAGTGCGCCCACTAGTCCTAATCATAATATCTCACCTGGTCCATCGATGAGCTGTTCTCCGAATAGTTCACCTTTACCTTCCCCAAAGAACAGTTTCATGCCATCTTTCGGAACAAGACACTCATACACATCACCACCAGGCACACCGAAGCGATCGATTTCGCCGATAAGTTTCGGCAAACGTAGCACCTCTCCTTGCTCCTCTCCCAAGAAAGTGGCGTCTGCCCCAAATTCTCCTCAACATTCAGGTTCATCTTACTCACCTAAAAACATTTTCAGGAAGTGCTCTTTGTGGAATCTATCAAAGAATAATTCTCAAAGTAAGTCCTCCAAATCCAATTCTGACCACCAGGCTGTAGACAACGACACAGACGCCTTGAAGAACAAAACAGAAGAAAGTTCGAAGCAACCTTTTAAACAAGAAGTCACAAAACagacctctcttcctcttcagctaTCGTCTAACCAACAAATTTACAGGCAAAGCTCTCTTCCACATCAACACACTCAATCCCAGCTTACACCACAGTACCAGCCTTCTGGCTATGGCACTTATCTCCACATATATCGACAATCATCCCTTCCAGAAGAAGAACATGAAGAGTCTCTGCAGATATATGTGTCTCCCTTCAGTTCTCCCCAGAATCAAAGATATCGATGGATAACATGTCATCCTCCCTCTAATAATCAACATTTACAGCAAAGTGAGCTACCACCGTGTCCTTACGACGAGCTGTTTAAACAGGCTTCTTTACAAGACACGAGACAGAAAACGACACCTGCAAAAGAAAATAACTCAAATTCAAAAGTTaacaatataaattctgtaaacaACCCTGATGAGCAAGAGAAAAGGGTATCAAGGCAGTCTTCACTAGACCATGATATCAAAAGTGTAAAAGAGCCCAGGAAACCTTTCACCAGACAAACTTCTCTTCCAGAAAGGACATTAAATTCAAATACAAATTCTCCCCAGCGAAGACCTCCACCTCCACCTATTCCAGAAAATGCAAAATTAAGTGCTGGTAAGCATTCACTGTATAGGCAAAACTCTTTTTCAGGCAAAGGCACAAATAACAACACTGAAAACCCACCAGTTCTCCATGTGCCTATACTACCAAGGGTTCCACCTCCACTGCCTCCAAATAAACCCCAGTACAAGCCAAATAGCTCCCTCTCAGCTCAATGTAGAACATCATCAAAGGAAGAACTTATAGAGAGCAATGCTAAAAATACCCTGATATCAGAATCTCCAGCAAAAACTCACCAGATGACAGTGCTTAAGTCTGAACAAAAACCTGACATGCAAGCAAGAATGGACAAAAGAAATGAGACAGAGATGAACCAAAGTAATTCCAATGAATCTCCAGTAAAGAAATTAGCTAAAGTAGACCTATCATTAGTGAAGGAAAAAACTCCAAATAGTCTTGCAAATGGGTCTCCATCAGACCCTGCGGCTATTACTGCTAACCAACCAAGATCAGACACTCCTGTCAAACAAGATAAGTCTCAGTTTTCAAAGCAATGTAACAGTCCAGTTGGTTCGCCAACTAAAATGCAGACCAAAGCAGATTCCCCAAAGAAGCACAATAAACAGCCAGAGTCACCTTCAAGGTTAGAAAAGCACCCTGAATCCCCAATTAAGCACGAGAAAAGATTAGAATCTCCTTTGGCTCAGAGAACACCACCTGGATCCCCAATTAGAAGGCAGGTAAGATCAGATTCTCCTCTTAAACAGGATGGAAGACCTGAATCTCCACTGAAATTTGACAGCCCAGTTGGATCTCCCACCAGAAGACTGAATAAATCTGAGTCTCAGATTAAACAGGACAAACGTCCAGAATCTCCAATCAAGAAAGACAGTTCTGGATCTCCTATTAAAAAGAAAAGCACCACAGAAACCTCTGATAAGCAAAACAAAAAATCAGAATCAATGCATAAAAAGGAGAAACAACTAGAATCTTCAAGTAAAGAACCAATATGTACTTGCGGTGGTATTGTAAACCAATCTTCAAAAGGGCAAGTTTCATTGATTAAGCAGATATCAAAGTCGAATCTTCTTCAGAACCAGTCACATGTTTCCGAGTCCACTAAGAAAACAACCTCTTCACAGAGCCCCAAGCACCATCAGCAATTACCTGCCTCTTCACAATCCTTGCCAAGTACGAAGATCCTACCGCAAACAAGGGACTCCCCGTCTTCCTCACGGAATCCATCGTGTCCACCTCGCAAACCTGATTCACCTGTAGGTAGCTCTTCAGAAAGTAATAAAGACACTACCAACAAATCAGGACAAAAACTGCCTACAAAAGAACCTCAAAATAAATCAGCAATAAACTCTAAGCAACCTCTCTCAAAAGTGGAAAATGAATCAACATTATCCTCTTGCCAGAAAGGCTCGAAACCCCCCTCACCAGCAAAGCAGCAAGTATCAAAGGCAGCAATAACGGCCAAACAGCAGAGCACATCAGTGGAAAGTCGATCAAACACTGCTACGGCTTTAGGTTCTaaagaacaagaaaatcttcaaaataggAGTGAACCCAATATTAAACCGACTCAAAAAGAAGCGCAGCATAATAATCAAAGTCAAC AAGTTCACCACACGAAAGAGGAGAAAATATCGCATGccccaaaaccagaaaaccaaaaggaGCCTTTGTCGCATCAGAAGAAAGCCTCTGAAACATTGTCAGAAGTACCACAAGCTGTACAGAATTCTTCACATTCCTTACAATCAAAACCATGCTCTATTATATCAGAAACAAAAGCATCAGGGTCGTTGCCAGAAATATCAAAACCTACAGCTCAGCATTCACATGTTCCTCCCCAACAGAATACAGTCTATATTGCTCCAAAGCAACCAGCACCTATTCAGCACCAGCCTAGGCCCACTCCACCTCTGCCACCTTCACCTAAACCAACTGTAGCCATTTTAACTCAGTCACAAAATCCAAGATCTTGTACTCCATGTTTACCAATACAGCCCTGTCCAAATTCAGCTGTAGCAGCTAAAGCCAATGGATCAACCACAGTGGTGATAGCAAGGGCAGCTGTACAGCAGCCATCCACTACTGTCCCTCCGATGGTAACAATAAACAGCCCTCCACACCCAATTCCAAAACAACGTCCTTCATCTCACTCATATAATGCATCTCCAAACATACCATCTGTAAAAGCAAATTCGTCCTCAGATTCCGGCCAGAGTAAAGAATCGGTTGTTGCTCCAAAGTCATCATCTACAACATGTCAAACAGTACTGTCTAATACAGCAAAATGCCAGTTAGGCAAACCCACCGATAATAATGATGCAAGTAAAGTCAAACAAGGACACAAAACAAATACTGAAAAACAGAAGGCAACT AAAGACACTGGAAACCCTAAACCTTCAGAGAAAGAAGCTCCTCTAACACCTCACAAGCCCAACCCCGTTCAGTCCAAACCCCCAGAAACTGTTGTCAAAGGTCCTGTACATGAGGTCTTCAAGACTTGCACTGTTAGAAACTCTCCAAAGACCTGCTGTTCTTCTCCTCCTCCCTTGCCAACTTCCCCTAGACCATCACAGAACAGCAAGCAAAGCTTGAATTCTCCCAAGAACATAAAAGCCCCATTGGCACAGTGA